GTAGACGCTTCGGCTTCCCGCAGGGTACCGTAATCGCACAGCGTCTCGTAGAGAAGGACGCATAGATGCAGAGTGGCTTTCCGCAGAGGTAGGACACAAAGGAAGAGAAGGAAGAGATGAGTTTTAAATAAAAGCTTATGTTTAAGATATTTAAGGGCTTTTATAAAGCTAAGAAGACCCGCACAGTACCGTTGCTGGAAATCTTGACAATGGCGGCAGAGACTCTGTGGAGTAACAAATTACGCACAGGTTTAACTATGCTGGGCGTAATTATTGGGATTTCTTCAGTCATTGCCATTACTTCTGTCGGTCAGGGAGTGCAAAAGGGGGTTGAGCAACAGATCCAAGCATTGGGTACAGATGTGATCCAAATCTTAGCGGGGGCTGCAAGAAGTGGGAATGTCCGTCAGGGGGTAGGTTCTAGCAGCACCTTGACCTGGGAAGATGCAAAGGCGATCGCTACACAAGCACCATCAGCACAGATGGTTTCTGCTTATCTCCAACGCAGCGCTCAAGTTGTATATGCAGGACAGAACACTTCAACAACCATTTATGGCACAGATTTGAATTACCCAGAAGTCAGAAATACTCACCCCCAGCAAGGGAGATATTTTACTCAAGAAGAACTAGATACTGTGGCACAGGTAGCTATTCTTGGCCCGACAGTCCAAAGCACACTTTTTGGAAAAGGTGTAAATCCTATCGGCGAGAAAATTCGCATTCAGGGAGAGGCTTACCAAGTAATTGGGGTGATGGAAGCTAAAGGTTCTCAGGGGCCAATGGATCGAGATGACCAGGTTTTTATTCCTCTAACTAGTATGTCGAAGAGACTTGTTGGTAACAATGCTCTGGTAGGTGTTTCTGTAAATGGAATTTTAGTTAAAGGTGCTAATCAGGAACAATTAGAAGCGGCTCAGTTTCAAGTTACTAATCTTTTACGGCTGCGTCACAATATTTATCCACCACAAGCCGATGATTTTCGGTTGACTAATCAAGCTGATATTGTGAGTACCTTCACTAGTGTTGTTGGTTTATTTACAGTCATGCTAGTAGCGATCGCTGGAATTTCTTTAGTGGTTGGTGGAATTGGGATTGCCAACATTATGCTAGTTTCCGTGGTTGAACGGACGCGGGAAATTGGGATTCGCAAAGCTGTAGGAGCTACCAATTCTGCCATACTTAATCAATTTTTAGCCGAAGCGATCGTGATTTCCATTGCTGGTGGAGGTATTGGGATGGCCACTGGCATTTTATTAGCCTTTATAGCTGCAAGCGTTTTCAAATTTCCCTTTATCATTTCTTTCTTGTCAATCGTTGCTGGCTTTGGACTCTCGTTAAGCGTTGGCTTACTCGCTGGGGTGATTCCAGCACGTAACGCATCTAAATTAGATCCAATCAACGCTTTAAGAAGCGACTAGTACCGCAGGGCGGAATTAAAAATTAAAAATTAAAAACGAATACAGCATAAGGGTTTCATTGATTTGGAATGGGTGGTTTATTTCCGCCGCGCTGTACTAGATA
This Nostoc sp. KVJ3 DNA region includes the following protein-coding sequences:
- a CDS encoding ABC transporter permease, with protein sequence MFKIFKGFYKAKKTRTVPLLEILTMAAETLWSNKLRTGLTMLGVIIGISSVIAITSVGQGVQKGVEQQIQALGTDVIQILAGAARSGNVRQGVGSSSTLTWEDAKAIATQAPSAQMVSAYLQRSAQVVYAGQNTSTTIYGTDLNYPEVRNTHPQQGRYFTQEELDTVAQVAILGPTVQSTLFGKGVNPIGEKIRIQGEAYQVIGVMEAKGSQGPMDRDDQVFIPLTSMSKRLVGNNALVGVSVNGILVKGANQEQLEAAQFQVTNLLRLRHNIYPPQADDFRLTNQADIVSTFTSVVGLFTVMLVAIAGISLVVGGIGIANIMLVSVVERTREIGIRKAVGATNSAILNQFLAEAIVISIAGGGIGMATGILLAFIAASVFKFPFIISFLSIVAGFGLSLSVGLLAGVIPARNASKLDPINALRSD